A single window of Coffea eugenioides isolate CCC68of chromosome 7, Ceug_1.0, whole genome shotgun sequence DNA harbors:
- the LOC113778334 gene encoding eukaryotic translation initiation factor 2-alpha kinase 1-like, whose protein sequence is MSWLTNQFFLITVLHKDVSSTTKLAPVGADLYRAPEMEKGVCITNKVDMYALGLILFQLFGPRGDTAIQRLKDSASPRQVCEICEKYKMDETVKPLILKLLRTDPLKRPSAADLLQDLDTLEGKKQEAQLQKLS, encoded by the exons ATGAGTTGGTTGactaaccaatttttcctaattacAGTTCTGCATAAGGATGTCAGTTCGACCACAAAGTTGGCACCAGTTGGTGCGGATCTCTACCGTGCACCTGAAATGGAAAAGGGGGTGTGCATCACCAACAAGGTGGACATGTATGCCTTGGGGTTGATTCTATTCCAGCTGTTTGGTCCCCGGGGAGATACTGCGATCCAAAGGTTGAAAGATTCGGCATCGCCCAGGCAAGTTTGCGAAATTTGCGAAAAGTATAAGATGGATGAAACTGTCAAGCCCCTGATCTTGAAGCTACTTCGGACAGATCCATTGAAACGGCCTTCTGCTGCTGATCTTCTACAGGATTTAGATACATTGGAG GGGAAAAAACAAGAAGCACAACTACAGAAACTTTCATAG